The Polaribacter sp. KT25b genome contains the following window.
TAGAACTTGGTTTTTCTCAAAACGAAACAAAAGCAGAAAATAACTTCTTGTTTGGACAAGCAGAGCACTTTTTAGATGGATATTCTTTTAACTTTCAATATCAAAACGGCACTGGATTGCACATGGAGTTTAAAGATGGAAAAGCAAAATACCAATGGGTTGCTGGACCAAATAAAGGAAACGGAAACGAAGACATTCCTTATAAATCCACAAAACTTGGTAACGACATGTATTTAGTGAATTGGCACGAAACAGGTTTAAAAGACTATTTAACCATTGTTTTTGATTTTGATAAAATGGTAATGCACAGTTCTATTATAGTTGGTTATCAAAACAAACCAGAAAGAACTTTAAAAACAGTCTTTACAAGTGGTATTATAGATCATTTAAAAAGACCCGAATAAGTTTTTAGGATAATAGAAGCAATTACTTCTTATTAATATATATCTAATCTGATAAATTCCATTTGGTGTTTATCAGATTTTTTTTACC
Protein-coding sequences here:
- a CDS encoding MoaF N-terminal domain-containing protein, giving the protein MKAKLITLLCIALFTVELGFSQNETKAENNFLFGQAEHFLDGYSFNFQYQNGTGLHMEFKDGKAKYQWVAGPNKGNGNEDIPYKSTKLGNDMYLVNWHETGLKDYLTIVFDFDKMVMHSSIIVGYQNKPERTLKTVFTSGIIDHLKRPE